GCCTCCTCCCTGTGTACAAGTACTAGTCTAAGGGTTTAACATGCTTAATTTTCCTATGAGCTATTCTCTATTATTGTCTTCATAATTAGGTAAAAGGCACGGAGTGGTTGAGAAACTTTCCTATGTGAGGTGAGCTATGTGTCAGCCTGGATTTGGACTATCGTATACTTTTGCCACTATCCTGCACTCCAGGAAAGTCCCATAGTGAGGGGTGAGGAGCACAGTCTTTGGAGCCAAACTACCTAgcaataattctttttaaaaatttaatattatttttcatcaaCAAATCATAATTGTCTACATTTATgaggtacagtgtgatgttttgatatatgtgtacagtgtggaatgattaaatcaagctagttaaaTTAAATAAAGTGCTGGATATGTTCCCTTgcctatcttttattttttcatacccAGAGGAGCTGAATTACCTATCATTTTTATGGTgggacatttgaaatttactcttattTTGAAATAGGCAATTCATTTTTGTTGACTTATAGTCACTTTGCTGTGCAatatatttcaaaacttattcctcctatctgaaactttgtaccctttgaccaacagctcattcccttcctctcccccaaccccagtaaCCACATTCTACTTTTTAGTTCTATGAGTTCAACTACATTAGATTCCACaagtaagtgagatcatgtggtatttgctttctgtgcttgtcttatttcacttagcatgatgtcctccaggttcatcttaCACACTTTTGCAAacgacagaatttccttcttgttaaggctgaatagtatttcattgtgtatctataccacattttctttatccattcagtcattgatggacgcttaggttgatgtcatatcttggctgttgtgaataatgctgcaataaacatgggagtgcagatatcccttcAACACATTGACTTCAATTTCCTtgaatatatatccagaagtgagaTTGGGGCAttatatggcagttctatttttagttttttgaggaactttcataccattttccataatggctgtactaatttacatttctaccaccAACGTACAatgttttctctgcatccttgccaacacccTAGATGCAATTCATGCCTCTGTCACTTTCTCACTGTGTGTCTTTAGACAAGCTACTTGGCTTCTTCATTGTTCTGtccccatctgcaaaataatGACTGAAACAGTGCCTACCTCATAAGATTGTCATTAACTCaatagtttgacagtttctcatAAGGTTAAATATGcacttatcatatgacccaggaaTACAACTCCCAGAAATtttcctagagaaatgaaaacatatgttcacacaaaaacctgaaaatgaatgtttatggtgactttatttttgagaaaaaatggaaataaatgttcttcaacaggtgaatggataaatgaactgTGGTATACTCATACAAttgaatacaattaaaaatggatttttaatcagcaataaaagaaataaattattgatatCAGTAACAACTTGGATAAATCTCAGtggcattatgctgagtgaaggaagccagtctccaaaggttacatactgtttgattccatttaaGTGACACTCTCTAAAAGACAACCTACAATGAGTGAGAGAGAACATGTTAGTGTTTACCAGCAGTAGGGATGGTGGGATGTAAGAAAAAATGTTCTAATTGATAGACATTCAACTTGTTTGGAAAGTCTGGATATTATAGATCCTGCTGCTGTGCACACTGCACACCTGACACAGAGAGGAGTGGACAGGAAGGGGAAGGTGAGGTTCTGTTCAAGTCCAAGGGGTTTGGTTCCACCTGGCCTCAATCTGCAATCACCACTAGATGGTTTAGTCCTTCACGTTCTTCAAGGATGTAGATTAGGACACACAATGTGAACATCTAAAGCTCCAGCTTTACATCTGGAGTATGTTTACTTTAGAAAATTGGAAGACATTGAGGTTTTTCAAAAACAATACTGAGGTCCAAATCAGGGTACAAGTAACAGGGAACACAGGCTACTTCTTGTAGGCATGATGCCTTCGGGAATGCCCTTGCTCCCGATTCTTTGGGGTTTTTGATTTTGCGCCAATGGAAAATGAAAAGGCTGATGATCTAAAAGGTCCTCTCCCAACAGAGCCCTGGGCAGCTGGAAAAGGCATCCCAAAGCCAACACTGCTGCCTGTCTTAGCTTGTCCAGGGACTGGGGTGCTTTGAGCAATGGGGGCCATAGTCTTTCTTGCAGAAATGCTGGCTCTCCCCAAGGCAAAAGCTGTGCTGTGGCTGGGCAGGCCTTCAGTATTCTGGCTCCAGCCTTTTCCAAAGGGGATCATGGTGCTACTGGtcccactaggcagtgctccaatGCTGAAAGCTCCAGAGGTGGAGCTCATGTCTGGACCAGTCATTCTGATCCCAGACTCATCACAGTCCATAGGGGTCACGAATCCCCCAAAAGCAAAAGGTTGTGGGGCTCTGCTGCCAAACACTGAGCCAAAAGCCCCACTTTGGTGGGTCTGAATTACAATTCTAAACCCAGTTGCACTAGCTTGACTGATGGGAAAACCTGCTGGAATGCTGCCAATGCCTGACCAGGTGCTGGCAGGGGTTTGAGAGGCGGTGGCTGAGGGTGTCAAACACCCCAAGGCTGACTGTGTGGTACTAATGAAGGCTGGCTGAGCTGGAGTTGGCACAGGGGTTGGCAATGCCACTGCTGAGCTcccaaaaagaaaagagctaCTGACACTTGGCATAAGGGCTGGCTGGGAAGGCCCTTGTTTCTGTCCATCTGTGGCACCAAATGCAGGCTGGGGATTAGCTCCTTGGGATAGTGGGAAATGTGGCCTTGAGCTTGATCCCAAGGGACTTGTGATTGCTGGAGTCAGGTTGGAGATGCCGGGGGTTGATGCAGGCCAGTTTGTGGATACTAGGGCAGAAGCAGGCAGAGGGCTGTCCATACCCCTGAAATTAGCAGTGCTGCTTCTAGGGGATATCTGTACAGCACTGGAAAGGACCTGGGTAAAGATGGTGACTGTGTGCACAGTAGGAATGGTAGGATGGTGGTGTGGTGGGAAAATGAATCCTGTGGCTGGGGTAAAGTCAGCCCTGAAGGCCCGAGCATTCCCAAGCAGGAAAGTGTCGCAAGTGGAAGGGACAGAATAAGTGTTGCCTATGGCACTGGTAACATTCACTACACCAAAATCCAAAGGTGGCTTAAAAACAGAGTCTTTAGATAAGCTGGCTAGGGTGGTGGACATGACCACAGAGGTGGCCTTGACCAGGCCATGGAAATGATGGGTAGAAGCATGAGTAAATGGAGGAGGGGTCTGCTTGGAGGAGAAAGGAGCTATCATGGGCATAGTTTTAAGTGGATCTATGCTGCCAAAGATAGGCTTGAAGGTAGGAGTTAAGGTGCCCTGAGTTGTGGAGAGGGAATAGCTTGAAGATGCTGCAGCTGTGACTGAAATTCTGGAATATGAGGAGCTTCCAATCTCGCTGTTGTGCAGGGGCCCCAAAATCGGTTTTAACATGAGGTGAGCAGAAGTTGCATCAGGAGGTGCAGATGCAGAAAGATGGGATATTGGGCTACTCACCATTCCAAGCAAAGTACTTTGGATGGTGGGTGGTGCAGGTGGGTCTGGGGGCATGGGAGACCTGTCAGCCTGAGAGGTTGAAGGTGGCCAGGTGGTGTCAGTAACTGGTGATGTGGGAGAGGTGGGGGTCAGCAGGATGAAAGTAGCTGTGGGCTTTGAGTCTGGAGAGGTGCCTGGAAGGAGCTCTGACTGTGAGCACCCAGGTGGGGTCGGTAGGCTGGGTGCCTTCAAAGAAGAATGGGCCACACTGGTTGCTGCTCCCGTGGACTGTGGAGAGGCCAGTGGACCTAGAGACTTCTGCATTTTTCTTAGGTTTTCCAACTGAGGATTTGCCCCCTGGGTTAGATCTGTTTCTGaagaaggcagagtgagagatAGGGAAGGCTGAATAGCAAGCCAAGTCTCAGGGACAGGGTCTGTGGTGACCTCAGTTGTATCTTCTCTTGCGTTGTTGCTCCACTGTAGCTCAGCTTTCTTCTCCAAGGTCAAGTCCTCATCAGAGACTGCATAACCAAGCTGGGGAGGTGGGATCTCCGACACCAGGTTCTCAGGGCTAGACGGCAGCTGTGGACTCTTTTGGTTTTGCTGCCCAGAACTTTCAGATGCTCCTAGGGACTCAAAATCTGATACCAGTGGGACTGGAGAGTCAGGCCGATgacaacttttttccttttttattggcCACTCTGGTGTCTCGAATGATACACTGGGAACACTTCTCTTCCAAGGGTCTGAGAAATTTCTGGAAGAGCTGTAAGAGCTGGAAATAGCATTCCTTTTGGAGCTGAGGGGACCACCTCTGTATATGCTGGCCAAGGAGCTCATGGAGGAGCAACTGGGCCTCTTAGTCAAGCTGTGATCTGAGCTCCAGGAGTGGAGACTTCTTTTCAGCGGCCCAGGCCTGGGCACAAAAGAAGTGAGGGTTCCATTTTTCATCAGGGGCTTAAATGCGGATGGTCTGGTCTCTGGACTCCTTCTCTTACTGTCCAAGCTCTCAGGGAATAGTGGTTCTTCCAacctccctttcccttttctgcattttctgaGGGCCCTCAACACTGTCTCTTTTGAACATGGATCTGAGAGCTCCTCAGAGGGTGGGGGTCCTGCAGGGGCTATTACATCTTCAGGAGAAGTGGAAGGGGGCACTCTCTGGTCAGGAGGAGTGATCTTGATAGTCACTGGGCTCCAAATTGGCCTGGGATGTCGAAGAGACCAAATAGTCCTCTTTACGTAACTTTCCCACCAGTCTGAAGGGAGAGGCCCCAGGGGGGAATTCTGGGACTTCTTCATGGGAAAGCGCCTCCAAGCCTCGTTGGCCAGCCACGTGGTTGGATTGGCAGGATCCAGGTTTGGCCGCCTCCTCACAGGTCTATACCGTGGGGCAGGGTGGGCGCGGTGGACGAACTGAACCCGATGAACTTGGTGAAGGGGCTGAGTTGGCCGGCGTTTCGTGGGCCTCTCGGGCAAGTCGGTGCGCACCTGGGCTGGGGACGAGGGCGAAAGTCCCAGTTTGCTCAGGAAACTGCCCATGAGGAGAGACGCGGCGCGGTCAGTGACTTCAAGCAAGGTTTTGGCTTCCGAGGTTTCGGACGTCTGCAGAATCGGACCGAGTCAAAGAGCGCAGTGTTCGGTTGACGGTTGGGATTCACGCGCTAGGAAAGCGCGAGTCTCAAGGCGCTTAGCACTCTCCAGGCCTGGCACCCGCGGGAACGGGGGACACGCGGGACTTCGGCAGTCCCAGTAACTTGCTTTGCTGTTCTGAGATCTCAGCGGGGCGGTCAGACCTCTGCTCTCTCCGTAGCGAGTTGCAGTACTTGGCGCGGGGAGAGGAACTCGAGAGGAAGCGCACGGCCCCTCGCCCCTGGCGTCGGCCCCTGTCTGGGACCCTGTGGTCCGGATTCACCAAGTGGCGCAGAGCTGGAGTCGAGTGGGTGCACAGTTTTCAGGCTCCGACTATTACCGGCCTCGAAGGTACGGGCTCAGGGGGCTCAGGGCCCCGGCGCAGATCTGTCGGCCCGCGGGATCCCCTGAGTCTGAGTGGGGAGCACTATCCGCGCCCCGCGGGGTGAGTGCGGGCGGCTTTCGTAGGTGCGCAGGACTGGAGATCTGGACCAGTGGATCTGTGCCGCCCAGACGGCATTTGTGGCACTAGCAGTCGGGAAGGCAGCTGATTGAGGATTCCAGCGCTTCTCCTTTTCTGCAGCTCTTGACGCCGCCAGTAGGTGTCAGTCATTTGCCGCACAGCCACCTTTGAGATCCACCTGTGTCTCCCAGCGGCCGAATCCAGGTTTCCTTCCTATTCTCACTTGCAGAACTCATGGCGATTGCTGTCAGGAGTGGCCTCAGAGATCCGGAGTGGGCGAAAGGGAAATCGCGTCTTACGGCCCAGAACCTGAGCCCTCCACAAGCACTTGGCTCAGTCCCTTGCTCAGGCCACCTCCTGTtctcttctgctctgtgaaagacactgttaagaaaatgaaaagacacgCCAcagactggagaaaatatttgcataatacgTATGCATCTGCTGAAGCACTggtatacaaaatatacatagaATGTTAAAACTCATAATAAGGTAaaaaattaatgggcaaaatatttaaacagaaaccccgtcaaagaagatatacagatggtaaaCAGTATAAAAAGATGCCAAACATCATTGACCTATGCTATATGTCAGTATTTAGCTATATATAACTAAACATCAGTAAATGCTACTGATTGCAATTTAAACATCAGTAAGATACTATAATTGCAAATTAAACATCAGTAAGATATTACTACACACCTATTCAATTGGCTAAAATTCAAAACACCACATGCTAAGGAGGAGGTGGAGCAACAAGTACTCTCATTCATTActgatgagaatgcaaaatggtacagccactttggaggagagtgtggcaatttcttacaaagctaaaacacacacacagtcttacAATACACTTCAACCACCACAATCCACGTGTTTATCCAAATGAGCTTAAAGTGAGTGTCCACATAAGGACCTGCAAGTGAATGCTTATAGAAATTTTATTCATAGAtgccaaaaattggaagcaaccaagaagTCCTTCAACAGGCAAATGAATAAACTATGGCAtaaccatacaatggaatattattcaacactaaaaagaaatgcactatcaagtcatgaaaagataTAGAGGAACCTAAAATCCATATTGCTAAGTGAATGGAACCATCTGAAAAGGCTACGGATGACTTCAAATGTATGACAACCTGGAAGAGGCAAAACAATAGAGATAGCAAACAGAGTGCAACAGTGGTTGCAGGAGAGATGGTAAAGAAACGTGGGATACCATTAAGCACACCAACATACACAAAATGAAAGCACtcggaaaggagagagagaaaggtgtagaaaaaattttcaaagagagtggctgaaaacttcccaatctaattgaaaaacattaatctatATGTCCAGAAAGCTCAACAAATTCTACATAGGATTATACAAAGAGTTCTACAAACAGACATGTCAAGTAAACGAGCTGAAAGACAaccacaaagagaaaatcttgaaagtaacaagagaaaaatgactcatcACTTACAGAAGAACCCTAAACAAATTAACAATGACTTCTCGTGtgaaacaatggaggccagagGCAGTGGGAAAAGATATTCAGTGTTCAACAAAAAAATACTGTCAGCCCAAAGTTCTATATCTAACAAAGCtacctttcaaaaatgaaagcaaaataaggacattcccacataaacaaaaactgagagaatttgttGTTAGAAGACCTGCCTtagaaatactaaaagaaattCTTCAGACTGAAGGTGACACCATTTGGTAAttcaaatacacatttaaaacaaGAGCACTGGTAAAGGTAATCACGTAATTATAAAagacagtataaaagtgttcttatCTTAACTgattcaaaaattaattgtacAAAACTATATGCGTATTATGTATCTGGGGGCTTATAGcatatagaaatgtaatatatCTGCTAATAACAGCACAAAGGAGGTGGGTGAGAAGAAAGGGGCACTGGGCTAAGGAAATAACTCCTGATAGTAAGACAAATTTATAGGAATAAATAAAGAaaccagaaatgataaataacaaGATTAATATAGaataagctatatatatatacacacacacacatttttttcttttgtttctctcagCTTattcaaaacacataaaattatataaagtaataattgtaataatgTTAGGTTTGTAATATTTATAGTTGTAATATGTATAACAATAATATGattaaaagggagaaataggagaAAGAGCTATATGGGAGTGAGATTTTTATATCTCACTGGAATTAAGTTAGTATAAATCTGAAAGTGTTCTGATAAGGTATATGACAAATAAGACCTAGGAATTATTGAATTATTTCCTctgaagaaataattcaaaatttatagtggaaaaatcatcaaagaaattaaatgctacagtataaaatatttacttaatgcaAAAATGGAATataggaggaaaggaagaacCAAAAAAGCATGagacatacagaaaataaaaagttaaataccagacaaatccaaatatatcagtaataataatgttatatgtaaatatattaagcaATTCAATCAAAAGCCAGAGACTGTCAGCGTGGATAAAGAAACAGTATTCAGCTATCTTTTGTCTAGAGAAGacaccatttacatttaaagatacaagtaaattgaaagtaaaaggatggaaaacaTATGTCATGCAAACTTCATCCAAAAAAAGCTGTAATGTCTATACGAATAGGCAAAGtagactttaaaacaaataatgctACTAGGGACAAATAAGGACAAAAAGGGCTAATCCATCAGGAAGATATCACAATTATAAAAATCTATGCAATTAATCAGAGcaccaaaatacataaagacaaaagtgacagaaatgaagagaaaaatatacaatgCAAAAATAATAGTTGGAGTCCTCAGTGCCCCACTTTCAGTAATGAATAGAACAACTAAGGAATAGATCAGTAGGGAAATACAAGACTTGAAGAATGctataaaccaactagacctaacaaatatttatagaatctCCATTAAACAGcagcagaatgtacattcttctcaagagcatatggaacattctctgAGATAGATCCTATGCTAGGTCATAAAACAAatccaaataaattgaaaaggatAGAAATAATGCAAAGTATGTTTGTCTGATCGCAATGGAATGAAATCAGAAATCAAACacagagagaaatttaaaaatccacaaatatgtggaaattaaatttctaaatagCCAGTgggttaaagaagaaatattaagataaatttgaaaatacttgagataaatgaaaataaagaaacaacataccaaaacttatgggagtCAGGTAAATtagtgtttagaggaaaatttatagctataaatgcccaaattcaaaaagaagaaagatatcaAATGAGTAAACTAAGTTTTTACCTTAAGACACTGGAAAAAGaccaaactaaacagaagcaaaatTCAGGATAACAGTGAAATTAATGAagttaataatagaaaaatgtaaagaaaatcaatgaaatgaaaaacaagctcttcaaaaagatcaacaaaattaacaaacctttagctagactgactacgaaaaaaagagaactgaaaTTATTGGAATCCAAAATGAAAGAGTGAACATTACTACTAaccatatagaaataaaaagactatAAAGGAATGCTGCAAAAAACTGTATGCCAAAACATTAGATAACTTAGATGGAATAGACAAATCCCTGTAATGACGCAAACCActgaaactgactcaagaagaaatagacaatctgaatagacctataataaataaagagataaattagtaataaaaaaactatatacaaataaatgtccAGACTTAGACGGCTTCAGTGTTGaagtctaccaaacatttaaaagaattaataccaactcttcacaaactcttccaaaaacagaagaggagggaacacttctcAATTCATTCTAC
The sequence above is drawn from the Nomascus leucogenys isolate Asia chromosome 22a, Asia_NLE_v1, whole genome shotgun sequence genome and encodes:
- the POM121L2 gene encoding POM121-like protein 2; the encoded protein is MGSFLSKLGLSPSSPAQVRTDLPERPTKRRPTQPLHQVHRVQFVHRAHPAPRYRPVRRRPNLDPANPTTWLANEAWRRFPMKKSQNSPLGPLPSDWWESYVKRTIWSLRHPRPIWSPVTIKITPPDQRVPPSTSPEDVIAPAGPPPSEELSDPCSKETVLRALRKCRKGKGRLEEPLFPESLDSKRRSPETRPSAFKPLMKNGTLTSFVPRPGPLKRSLHSWSSDHSLTKRPSCSSMSSLASIYRGGPLSSKRNAISSSYSSSRNFSDPWKRSVPSVSFETPEWPIKKEKSCHRPDSPVPLVSDFESLGASESSGQQNQKSPQLPSSPENLVSEIPPPQLGYAVSDEDLTLEKKAELQWSNNAREDTTEVTTDPVPETWLAIQPSLSLTLPSSETDLTQGANPQLENLRKMQKSLGPLASPQSTGAATSVAHSSLKAPSLPTPPGCSQSELLPGTSPDSKPTATFILLTPTSPTSPVTDTTWPPSTSQADRSPMPPDPPAPPTIQSTLLGMVSSPISHLSASAPPDATSAHLMLKPILGPLHNSEIGSSSYSRISVTAAASSSYSLSTTQGTLTPTFKPIFGSIDPLKTMPMIAPFSSKQTPPPFTHASTHHFHGLVKATSVVMSTTLASLSKDSVFKPPLDFGVVNVTSAIGNTYSVPSTCDTFLLGNARAFRADFTPATGFIFPPHHHPTIPTVHTVTIFTQVLSSAVQISPRSSTANFRGMDSPLPASALVSTNWPASTPGISNLTPAITSPLGSSSRPHFPLSQGANPQPAFGATDGQKQGPSQPALMPSVSSSFLFGSSAVALPTPVPTPAQPAFISTTQSALGCLTPSATASQTPASTWSGIGSIPAGFPISQASATGFRIVIQTHQSGAFGSVFGSRAPQPFAFGGFVTPMDCDESGIRMTGPDMSSTSGAFSIGALPSGTSSTMIPFGKGWSQNTEGLPSHSTAFALGRASISARKTMAPIAQSTPVPGQAKTGSSVGFGMPFPAAQGSVGRGPFRSSAFSFSIGAKSKTPKNREQGHSRRHHAYKK